In one Portunus trituberculatus isolate SZX2019 chromosome 31, ASM1759143v1, whole genome shotgun sequence genomic region, the following are encoded:
- the LOC123511115 gene encoding uncharacterized protein LOC123511115: MPSYYKFTTTVVILSKQQSFGANFDCAPWLLKRLRTRRGTERRTGRLHLAHVYKILAKILRSDFSTAGCSKEARNAAWRSNSAEVSAVSDILRTEECQKHWHIIKSEARRNTRKQREAMTATGGGPPANPPLSQLDELIFEILDPKNVFIHGCTNKASIIECTFLNKGKATCRYSSIRP, translated from the exons ATGCCGTCTTA TTATAAATTTACCACCACTGTTGTCATCTTGTCAAAACAACAATCATTTGGCGCCAACTTCGACTGCGCACCATGGCTACTCAAGAGACTcaggacaagaagaggaacagaaagacgAACTGGACGCCTTCATCTGGCCCACGTATACAAAATTCTCGCAAAAATACTCCGGAGCGACTTCTCCACAGCTGGCTGCTCTAAGGAAGCCAGAAATGCTGCTTGGAGGAGCAATAGTGCGGAGGTGTCTGCCGTGTCAGACATTCTCCGCACTGAGGAGTGCCAGAAACATTGGCATATTATAAAATCTGAGGCAAGACGGAACACCCGCAAGCAGAGAGAAGCCATGACTGCCACAG gtggtggacctcctgccaaccctcctctctcccagctcgatgagttaatctttgaaatttTGGACCCCAAGAATGTCTTTATTCATGGGTGTACCAATAAGGCAAGCATCATTGAATGCACCTTCCTTAACAAAGGAAAGGCCACTTGTAGATATAGCAGTATTAGGCCATAA
- the LOC123511343 gene encoding putative nuclease HARBI1, whose product MAAREELHRHHLRQRQAFRERKDILNELDDRELVKRYRLDRAGITFVTDLVRERLKRPTVRNKALSPEMQVIITLRYLATGKMQQCSADDLGPSQQTISRVVSDTLEALSDNAILSQFIRFPVTQLETQRRKEEFLQIAGFPEVIGAIDGTHVRIVAPSEYEAEFVNRKRYHSINVQFAFDARYHIIDVVAKWPGSVHDVRILAQSGLCTIFENGIVPAGCHLLGDSGYPSKKWLLTPYLRPQPGAQSSYNRAHKKTRSVVERGIGQLK is encoded by the exons ATGGCCGCCCGAGAGGAactgcaccgccaccacctgcgaCAGAGACAAGCGTTTCGTGAGAGGAAGGACATTCTGAACGAGCTAGACGACCGTGAGTTGGTGAAGAGATATCGGCTGGACCGTGCTGGTATCACTTTCGTGACAGACTTGGTGCGGGAAAGGCTGAAGAGACCTACTGTAAGGAACAAGGCCCTCTCCCCCGAGATGCAAGTGATCATCACTCTGCGGTACCTTGCTACAGGGAAGATGCAGCAGTGCAGCGCTGATGACTTGGGGCCCTCACAGCAGACCATCAGCAGGGTCGTCAGTGATACTTTGGAAGCACTCTCAGACAAtgccatcctctcccagttcatACGATTTCCAGTCACCCAACTGGAAActcagaggaggaaggaggagtttcTTCAGATTGCTGGCTTCCCTGAAGTGATTGGTGCCATTGATGGGACACACGTGAGGATTGTGGCACCAAGTGAATATGAGGCAGAGTTTGTCAACCGAAAAAGATACCACAGCATCAACGTGCAGTTTGCGTTTGATGCTCGGTACCACATTATTGATGTGGTAGCAAAGTGGCCGGGATCGGTTCACGATGTAAGAATACTTGCACAAAGTGGACTCTGCACCATATTTGAAAACGGCATCGTCCCAGCTGGGTGTCACTTACTGGGAGATAGTGGCTATCCCAGCAAGAAGTGGCTACTGACTCCATACCTCAGACCACAGCCTGGAGCACAGTCTTCTTATAACAG GGCCCACAAGAAAACCCGCAGCGTTGTTGAGAGAGGCATCGGGCAGCTGAAGTGA